A single genomic interval of Paenibacillus macerans harbors:
- a CDS encoding response regulator has product MAFKVLLIDDEPGAIEGMQLWIDWRGLGFDVCGTCANGAEGLEMIEKLQPDLVVTDVRMPVLDGLGMIEAWQRGGSRGVRFAIVSGYSDFQYAQKAMRFGVNHYFLKPIDEAAAAKELAVIYGELLQERELQRISRIASLEETVSRIKKLLTEPPGLPPEPEPDAEEAAVQLASAGGLEALSSLREAWNFCLIRTVPDRRAELREIAASLAAGEEAMVLVDLDTGDFGLVFGYAPGPDGEDGFARMRELARRYAGLPALLALGAGAPSLGGLHACFRSALGAMPHNFYAQAYPAIARYLQVCLRSFDSRYDQAEWIDRVLEAVQLLDKAGLRKAGQEAAVRFRERYTDPDIVMKLAIHLFYNIADQLREALGDKADPLIGRCGPPRAQEALTVEELLTALVSFGAESIDLLLEETTRSSRGIVQDINRYIGEHYREGLTIKKLAEVFYLHPVYLGQLLMKKNGVHFNEMIHNLRIEEAARLLRENKLNNSEVAERVGYANYGQFLKQFEKRLGLSPNEYRGRS; this is encoded by the coding sequence ATGGCTTTTAAAGTGCTGTTGATCGACGACGAGCCGGGTGCGATCGAAGGAATGCAGCTGTGGATCGACTGGCGCGGGCTTGGCTTCGACGTTTGCGGAACGTGCGCCAATGGTGCGGAGGGGCTTGAAATGATCGAAAAGCTGCAGCCGGATCTCGTCGTGACGGACGTGCGGATGCCGGTGCTTGACGGGCTCGGGATGATCGAGGCGTGGCAGCGGGGCGGCTCCCGCGGGGTGCGGTTCGCCATCGTCAGCGGGTACAGCGACTTTCAATACGCGCAAAAGGCGATGCGGTTCGGGGTTAACCATTACTTTTTGAAACCGATTGATGAAGCAGCGGCCGCCAAGGAATTGGCGGTAATTTACGGGGAGCTTTTGCAGGAACGCGAGCTGCAGCGCATCAGCCGGATCGCGTCCCTGGAGGAGACGGTATCCCGGATCAAGAAGCTGCTTACCGAACCGCCCGGGTTGCCGCCCGAGCCGGAGCCCGATGCCGAGGAGGCTGCGGTGCAGCTTGCCTCGGCCGGGGGGCTTGAAGCTCTCTCCTCCCTTCGGGAGGCCTGGAATTTCTGCCTGATCCGCACCGTGCCGGACAGACGCGCGGAGCTGCGGGAAATCGCGGCTTCGCTGGCCGCCGGGGAGGAAGCGATGGTGCTGGTGGACCTGGACACGGGCGATTTCGGTCTGGTATTCGGCTACGCTCCCGGCCCGGATGGGGAAGACGGGTTTGCCCGGATGCGGGAGCTGGCTCGGCGGTATGCCGGGTTGCCCGCGCTCCTGGCGCTGGGAGCCGGCGCGCCGTCTCTCGGCGGGCTCCATGCCTGCTTCCGCAGCGCCCTTGGGGCGATGCCGCATAATTTTTACGCCCAGGCTTACCCCGCGATCGCCCGGTACCTGCAGGTATGCCTTCGTTCATTTGACTCCCGCTACGATCAGGCGGAGTGGATTGACCGCGTGCTGGAAGCCGTTCAGCTGCTTGATAAAGCCGGTTTGCGGAAAGCCGGGCAAGAGGCGGCCGTCCGCTTTCGCGAGCGGTACACCGACCCGGATATTGTGATGAAGCTGGCGATCCATCTTTTTTACAATATTGCCGATCAGCTGCGGGAAGCCTTGGGCGACAAGGCTGATCCCCTCATCGGCCGCTGCGGGCCGCCCCGCGCCCAGGAGGCGCTGACGGTGGAGGAGCTCCTGACGGCGCTGGTCTCTTTTGGCGCGGAAAGCATCGATTTGCTGCTCGAGGAAACGACGCGGAGCTCCCGGGGCATCGTTCAGGACATCAACCGCTACATCGGCGAGCATTACCGGGAAGGGCTGACGATCAAAAAGCTGGCCGAAGTTTTTTATCTCCATCCGGTATACCTGGGGCAACTGCTGATGAAGAAAAACGGGGTTCATTTCAACGAGATGATTCATAATCTCCGCATTGAGGAGGCGGCGCGGCTGCTTCGGGAAAACAAACTGAACAACAGCGAGGTGGCGGAACGGGTCGGTTATGCCAACTACGGGCAGTTTCTCAAGCAGTTCGAGAAGCGGCTGGGCCTGTCTCCGAATGAATACAGAGGCAGGAGCTAA
- a CDS encoding extracellular solute-binding protein — translation MGGKSKSVLRLGILLLLSLSVILSGCGGGNRTEGSGSNADNGSGNAGDKAEPFEITAFIGEAGQQPTPDNKIYKKIKDELGATFKFEFLAGDINQKLGVMIAGSDYPDIMTGNTKLTAAGAYIPLEDLIEEHAPNLKKHYEKYWNMMKDPNDGHIYILPNYGAFNGEVSSTYYSGPAFWIQKAVLKEFGYPQVKTLDEYFDLIAKYKEKYPTIDGSPTIGFEILNYDWKNWGLFNAPQHLIGHPNDGGVVVNDGKAEIFADKDYAKRYYQKLNEVNQLGLIDKETFTQNFDQYLAKISSGTVLGMFDQHWNFQTAENALITQQKLERTYVGLPLVYDSSTRDYYRDRPPLNLNNGFGISVNAKEPVKIIKLLDRLIQEDWQKVLSWGIEGEDYIVNEEGRFVRTQEQRDKTTDATWKLANKADTLFGFMPKMEGYYSDGNATDAAAQPEEYRAGLKDYDKEFLAAYGYESYVDFFSDPPENPIYYPAWSVDLVEGSEAKIVSTKLNDLSTKHLPQAIMAKPGEFDKAWDAYTSEIHKLNVKAYEDRINEVLKWRIDTWTVK, via the coding sequence ATGGGGGGCAAGTCAAAGTCGGTTCTCCGGCTCGGCATCCTGCTGCTGCTGTCGCTTAGCGTTATTCTGTCGGGGTGCGGCGGAGGCAACAGGACAGAGGGTTCCGGAAGCAATGCCGATAATGGGTCCGGAAATGCCGGGGACAAGGCGGAACCGTTTGAGATCACCGCTTTTATTGGCGAAGCGGGGCAACAGCCGACGCCGGACAACAAGATCTACAAGAAAATCAAAGACGAGCTGGGAGCGACGTTCAAATTCGAGTTCCTGGCGGGCGATATCAATCAGAAGCTGGGCGTGATGATCGCCGGCTCCGATTACCCGGATATCATGACCGGGAACACCAAGCTGACCGCGGCGGGCGCCTACATTCCGCTGGAAGATCTGATCGAAGAGCATGCGCCCAATTTGAAGAAGCATTACGAGAAGTACTGGAACATGATGAAGGACCCGAACGACGGCCATATCTACATTTTGCCGAACTACGGAGCTTTCAACGGCGAAGTCAGCAGCACCTATTACTCGGGGCCGGCCTTCTGGATCCAAAAAGCGGTGCTCAAGGAATTCGGCTATCCGCAGGTGAAAACGCTGGACGAATACTTCGATTTGATCGCCAAATACAAGGAGAAATATCCGACGATCGACGGCAGCCCGACGATCGGCTTTGAAATATTGAACTACGACTGGAAAAACTGGGGGCTGTTCAACGCGCCGCAGCATCTGATCGGGCACCCGAACGACGGCGGCGTCGTGGTGAACGACGGCAAAGCCGAAATTTTCGCCGACAAGGATTATGCGAAACGGTATTATCAAAAGTTGAACGAAGTCAACCAGCTCGGGCTGATCGACAAAGAGACGTTTACGCAAAACTTTGACCAGTATTTGGCCAAAATATCCAGCGGCACCGTGCTTGGGATGTTCGACCAACACTGGAACTTCCAGACCGCGGAGAACGCCCTGATCACGCAGCAGAAGCTGGAAAGAACCTATGTCGGGCTCCCGCTCGTTTACGATTCGAGCACCAGGGATTATTACCGGGACCGTCCGCCGCTCAACCTCAACAACGGTTTCGGCATCAGTGTTAATGCGAAGGAACCGGTCAAGATCATCAAGCTGCTCGACCGTTTGATTCAGGAGGATTGGCAAAAGGTGCTCTCCTGGGGCATCGAAGGCGAGGATTATATCGTCAATGAGGAAGGCCGGTTTGTGAGAACGCAGGAACAGCGCGATAAGACGACCGACGCCACTTGGAAGCTGGCCAACAAAGCGGACACGTTGTTTGGCTTCATGCCGAAAATGGAAGGTTACTACAGCGACGGCAATGCGACCGACGCCGCCGCGCAACCGGAAGAATACCGGGCCGGCCTGAAGGACTACGATAAGGAGTTTCTCGCGGCTTACGGTTATGAGAGCTACGTCGACTTCTTCAGCGATCCGCCGGAAAATCCGATTTATTACCCGGCCTGGTCAGTGGATCTGGTGGAAGGCTCGGAAGCGAAAATCGTCAGTACGAAGCTGAACGACCTGTCGACCAAGCACTTGCCGCAAGCGATTATGGCGAAACCGGGAGAGTTCGACAAGGCCTGGGACGCTTATACGTCCGAAATCCACAAGCTGAACGTGAAAGCTTACGAGGACCGGATCAATGAAGTGCTGAAGTGGAGAATCGATACCTGGACCGTGAAATAA
- a CDS encoding ABC transporter permease, producing MNETLMERSTVRKTKKGKQRITWNLIKSQRQLIYMSVPLLAYIVLFAYVPVWGWTMAFQDYKPALDFSEQKWVGFKHFKFLFEDDNFLRVLRNTLGMSIINLVLGFVTAIILALLLNEIKKVFWKRTVQTISYLPHFLSWIIVTGIVATSLASDGIVNDLLIKLHLIDEPILWLSEGKYFWGVVGASHVWKEVGWNTIIYLAAMASIDPALYEAADMDGASRYRKMLHVTLPGIKPTIVILLIMSIGHILEAGFEVQYLLGNGLVVDWAETIDIFVLKYGIAQGNYSLATAGGIFKTVVSVIMLLIANWTAKRLGEERLL from the coding sequence ATGAATGAGACCTTAATGGAACGAAGTACTGTCCGGAAAACAAAAAAGGGCAAGCAGCGCATCACGTGGAACCTCATCAAAAGCCAGCGGCAGTTGATTTACATGTCGGTGCCGCTGCTAGCTTACATTGTTTTGTTCGCATACGTGCCGGTGTGGGGCTGGACGATGGCGTTTCAGGACTACAAGCCGGCGTTGGATTTCAGCGAACAGAAATGGGTTGGGTTCAAGCATTTCAAATTCCTGTTCGAGGACGACAATTTTTTGCGCGTGCTGCGCAACACGTTGGGCATGAGCATCATCAACCTGGTTCTCGGATTTGTTACCGCGATCATTCTGGCGCTGCTGTTGAATGAAATCAAGAAGGTGTTCTGGAAAAGAACCGTGCAAACCATTTCCTACCTTCCGCACTTTTTGTCCTGGATTATCGTGACGGGGATCGTGGCCACTTCTTTGGCTTCCGACGGGATTGTCAACGATTTGCTGATCAAGCTGCATCTGATCGATGAACCGATTCTCTGGCTCAGCGAAGGGAAGTACTTCTGGGGCGTCGTCGGGGCGTCCCATGTTTGGAAGGAAGTCGGCTGGAACACGATCATTTACCTGGCGGCCATGGCCTCGATCGACCCGGCGCTGTATGAAGCCGCAGACATGGACGGAGCAAGCCGCTACCGGAAAATGCTCCACGTAACGCTGCCGGGAATCAAGCCGACAATCGTCATCCTGCTGATTATGTCCATCGGCCATATTTTGGAGGCCGGGTTTGAAGTTCAGTATTTGCTTGGCAACGGGCTGGTCGTCGACTGGGCGGAAACGATCGACATCTTCGTGCTGAAATATGGGATTGCCCAAGGCAACTATTCGTTAGCTACAGCCGGCGGCATCTTTAAAACGGTCGTAAGCGTCATCATGCTGCTCATCGCGAATTGGACCGCGAAGCGGCTCGGGGAAGAGAGGCTGTTATAG
- a CDS encoding carbohydrate ABC transporter permease, which produces MANQTASPQRVPAAAVNRRLGTGRVEPVLFHTFNTLFMIFLVVVTLYPFLNTIAVSLNAGNDTIRGGIYLWPRQFTLQNYKAVFVSGTIYDAFWISVARTVLSTLLNIFLTTMLAYTLSRREYVFRKPITFIFVLTMYFNAGLIPGYFLMKDLHLINTFWVYVVPSMVSAFNLIVIRTYIGTIPESLIESARIDGAGEFKIFWRIIFPLCKPVLATIALFVAVGAWNSWFDAFLYTSSRQELSTLQYELMKLLSSSMNANSNPAVAAGAGMTQETAAAMVTPLSIRAAVTIVASVPILLVYPFMQKYFVVGLNVGSVKE; this is translated from the coding sequence ATGGCAAACCAAACGGCAAGTCCGCAGCGGGTTCCCGCTGCGGCCGTGAACCGGCGTCTGGGGACAGGCCGCGTTGAGCCCGTTCTTTTTCATACCTTCAATACGCTGTTCATGATTTTTCTCGTTGTCGTCACGCTGTATCCGTTCCTGAATACGATCGCCGTGTCGCTGAACGCGGGTAACGATACGATCCGGGGCGGGATCTACCTGTGGCCGAGGCAATTTACGCTGCAAAATTATAAGGCCGTCTTCGTGTCGGGGACGATTTACGACGCCTTTTGGATTTCGGTGGCGCGCACGGTGTTGTCCACTCTGCTGAACATTTTCCTGACGACGATGCTGGCCTATACGTTAAGCCGGCGGGAATACGTGTTCCGCAAGCCGATTACGTTTATTTTCGTATTGACGATGTATTTCAACGCCGGTTTGATTCCTGGCTACTTTCTGATGAAGGACCTGCACCTGATTAACACGTTTTGGGTGTACGTCGTTCCTTCGATGGTCAGCGCTTTTAACCTGATCGTTATCCGCACCTACATCGGCACAATTCCGGAAAGCCTGATCGAGTCGGCCAGAATCGACGGGGCTGGGGAGTTCAAGATCTTCTGGCGGATCATTTTCCCGCTGTGCAAGCCCGTGCTGGCCACGATTGCCCTGTTCGTCGCCGTCGGCGCCTGGAACTCGTGGTTTGACGCGTTTCTGTACACTTCCTCGCGGCAGGAACTGAGCACTCTGCAATACGAGCTGATGAAGCTGCTGTCTTCAAGCATGAACGCGAACAGCAATCCGGCCGTGGCCGCGGGGGCCGGGATGACCCAGGAGACTGCGGCCGCGATGGTAACGCCGCTGTCGATCCGGGCCGCAGTGACGATCGTGGCTTCCGTGCCGATCCTGCTGGTGTACCCGTTTATGCAAAAATATTTCGTCGTGGGGCTGAACGTGGGGAGCGTCAAGGAGTAG
- a CDS encoding endo-1,4-beta-xylanase has product MREHVEPALKELFAADFKVGAAVNPLTIGTQELLLARHFNSITAENEMKFASLHPEEGTYTFEEADRLAEFARKHGMAMRGHTLVWHNQTGDWLFQDSGGGHVSKAVLLERMREHIHTVVGRYKNDIYAWDVVNEAVADEGGDLLRASKWTEIAGADLDFIVKAFAFAHEADPDAVLFYNDYNESHPLKRDKIYALAKSLLERGAPIHGIGLQAHWNLFDPSLDEIRAAIEKYASLGLQLQLTELDMSVFRFDDRRSDLTAPEPGMLERQAERYEAVFRLLKEYRGVISGVTFWGAADDYTWLDDFPVRGRKNWPFLFDERHRSKPAFDRVAGVALG; this is encoded by the coding sequence ATGCGGGAACATGTAGAGCCGGCGCTTAAGGAGCTGTTCGCGGCTGATTTCAAGGTCGGGGCTGCCGTAAATCCGCTTACGATCGGTACGCAGGAGCTGCTTCTGGCCCGTCACTTTAACAGCATTACCGCGGAGAACGAGATGAAGTTCGCCAGCCTGCATCCGGAAGAAGGGACCTATACGTTTGAGGAGGCCGACCGGCTGGCGGAGTTCGCCCGCAAGCACGGGATGGCGATGCGCGGGCACACGCTCGTTTGGCATAACCAAACGGGCGATTGGCTGTTCCAAGACAGCGGGGGAGGCCACGTAAGCAAAGCGGTGCTGCTGGAGCGGATGCGCGAGCATATTCATACGGTCGTGGGCCGGTATAAAAACGACATTTACGCCTGGGACGTGGTCAATGAGGCGGTTGCCGACGAGGGCGGGGACTTGCTGCGCGCCTCAAAGTGGACGGAAATTGCCGGAGCGGACTTGGATTTTATCGTCAAAGCGTTTGCGTTTGCCCATGAAGCGGATCCGGACGCCGTGCTGTTTTATAACGACTATAATGAATCCCATCCGCTTAAGCGCGATAAAATTTATGCGCTGGCGAAATCGCTGCTGGAACGAGGCGCGCCGATCCATGGAATCGGGCTGCAGGCGCACTGGAACCTGTTCGATCCGTCACTGGACGAGATCCGGGCAGCGATCGAGAAGTACGCGTCGCTCGGGCTGCAGCTGCAGCTCACGGAGCTGGACATGTCCGTCTTCCGTTTCGACGACAGACGGAGTGATTTGACCGCGCCCGAACCGGGGATGCTGGAGCGCCAGGCCGAACGGTACGAAGCCGTTTTCCGGCTGCTGAAGGAGTATCGAGGCGTCATCAGCGGAGTCACCTTCTGGGGAGCGGCGGACGATTATACGTGGCTGGACGATTTTCCGGTCCGAGGGCGGAAAAACTGGCCGTTCCTGTTCGATGAGCGGCACCGCTCGAAACCGGCGTTCGACCGCGTGGCGGGGGTAGCGTTAGGATAA
- a CDS encoding anthranilate phosphoribosyltransferase → MLMTDILKEVGRGKRGARDLNYEEALAAAELIVNGDASPAQIGAFFMAQRIKLESVDELKAFVTVFRRHAHRSEVPGGLDCAGPYDGRTNSFMATFATSFLLAACELPVTLHGTKSLPPKWGVTLSDLLGEMGIHAEKMEPPAAAQPAGAARSGGAAEMVGVRPASAAEVAGVRPGCAVTAAGVRFVPAEVWCPPLARLRPIREELGLRSILNTIEKLLDFSQSPCLVYGIYHNTVFDRIAQLIQELDYRRALIVQGTQGSEDLFIDRPTRTYVVDQGSAKLRVIDPETYGLDTPLPEANTPWSAQQQLRVTEAVLRGEAHPAFVNQVLLNGAVRLELAERVSSVEEGVYTCKALLDSGAAWDAYCLWQEAMRLTQTAAAEREQISRKA, encoded by the coding sequence ATGTTGATGACGGATATTCTGAAGGAAGTGGGCCGGGGAAAAAGAGGCGCCCGAGATTTAAACTATGAGGAGGCGCTGGCCGCCGCAGAGCTAATCGTGAACGGCGACGCGTCTCCCGCGCAAATCGGCGCGTTTTTTATGGCGCAGCGTATCAAACTGGAAAGTGTGGATGAACTGAAGGCGTTCGTGACCGTGTTTCGCCGCCATGCGCACAGGTCGGAGGTTCCGGGCGGCCTTGACTGCGCCGGCCCTTACGACGGGAGAACCAATTCCTTTATGGCCACTTTCGCTACGTCCTTCCTGCTGGCCGCATGCGAGCTGCCGGTGACGCTGCACGGGACCAAATCGCTGCCCCCTAAATGGGGCGTCACGCTGTCGGACCTGTTGGGTGAAATGGGCATTCATGCCGAAAAGATGGAACCGCCCGCCGCGGCCCAACCAGCCGGCGCTGCCCGCTCAGGAGGTGCGGCTGAGATGGTCGGAGTCCGACCAGCCAGTGCGGCTGAGGTAGCCGGAGTCCGCCCAGGCTGCGCTGTCACGGCGGCCGGGGTCCGGTTTGTTCCTGCGGAAGTCTGGTGCCCGCCGCTGGCCCGTTTGCGGCCGATCCGCGAAGAACTTGGGCTGCGGTCGATCCTCAATACGATCGAAAAGCTGCTCGATTTCAGCCAATCTCCTTGTCTGGTTTATGGTATATACCACAACACCGTATTTGACCGGATAGCCCAGCTCATTCAGGAGCTCGACTACCGCCGGGCGCTTATCGTCCAGGGGACGCAAGGATCGGAAGACCTGTTTATCGACCGGCCGACCCGGACATACGTTGTGGACCAGGGATCAGCCAAGCTGCGCGTGATCGACCCGGAAACGTACGGGCTGGATACGCCGCTCCCGGAGGCGAACACGCCATGGTCGGCGCAGCAGCAGTTGCGCGTCACGGAAGCCGTGCTGCGCGGCGAAGCCCATCCCGCTTTCGTCAACCAAGTGCTGCTGAACGGAGCCGTGCGCCTGGAGTTGGCCGAACGGGTCAGTTCCGTCGAGGAGGGCGTCTACACCTGCAAAGCGCTGCTCGACAGCGGCGCAGCCTGGGACGCCTACTGCCTCTGGCAGGAGGCGATGCGGCTGACGCAAACGGCCGCCGCCGAACGCGAGCAAATCTCCCGCAAAGCCTGA
- a CDS encoding ANTAR domain-containing response regulator: protein MRFLLVIRDTSYTDAGPGAPDVIPPLPDPEAKLKTSGYLVLASRQEAQIRKRIREVDAAVLDMPIDTVRRWGGLLLEWKPLPLLWWCSAEAAAASLEACETDVPIDGILTPSMSAQELHWALQIGAKHFLERQAWMDERAQLVSRLEERKWIDMAKGILCDVNKVSEAEAYDMLRKRAMNERKRMVDVATSVVRAHQQLKF, encoded by the coding sequence ATGCGCTTTTTATTGGTCATACGCGATACTTCTTATACCGATGCCGGGCCGGGGGCGCCGGACGTGATTCCGCCTCTCCCCGATCCCGAGGCAAAGCTGAAAACGAGCGGTTATCTCGTCCTCGCCTCCAGACAGGAAGCGCAAATCCGCAAGCGGATCAGAGAGGTCGACGCCGCCGTTCTCGATATGCCGATCGATACGGTCCGGCGCTGGGGCGGGTTATTGCTGGAATGGAAGCCCCTGCCGCTATTGTGGTGGTGCAGCGCGGAAGCCGCCGCCGCTTCCCTGGAAGCTTGCGAAACCGACGTTCCGATCGACGGCATCCTGACTCCCTCGATGTCCGCGCAGGAGCTGCACTGGGCGTTGCAAATCGGCGCCAAGCATTTTTTGGAGCGCCAGGCGTGGATGGATGAACGCGCTCAACTGGTCTCGCGCTTGGAAGAACGCAAATGGATCGACATGGCCAAAGGCATTTTATGCGACGTGAACAAGGTGTCCGAAGCCGAAGCCTACGACATGCTGCGCAAGCGGGCGATGAATGAACGAAAACGGATGGTCGATGTGGCGACTTCGGTCGTTAGGGCGCACCAGCAATTAAAATTTTGA
- the nirB gene encoding nitrite reductase large subunit NirB — protein sequence MNHKKKMVLVGGGMAGMRTIEHVLKLAPEAYEITVFGAEPYPNYNRIMLSSVLAGGADMKEIIINDLDWYAENNIKLHLGDAVTKLDTANKRVSSASGVQAEYDALILATGSDPFMLPLPGAQKEGVIGFRDIKDCELMIEASKKYKKAAVIGGGLLGLEAARGLLNLGMDVSVVHINPFLMERQLDEPAARMLQRELEAQGMKFLLQKQTASIYGHRRAEGLEFADGSRLEADLVVMAVGIKPNVELAKSAGLEVKRGIVVNDYLETSAPGVYAVGECAEHRGIAYGLVAPLYEQGSVLAKRLSGVETAGYEGSVTSTKLKVSGVDVFSAGYFHDAPGTRSLRVQDELEGIYRKIVLQDDRIVGAVLFGDTTDGASLFAKIKSGESVAGKEKELLLGYAPGQSSGASPNARLAAMADDEIICGCNGVSKGTIVDAVKNGCTSVGEIKACTKASGSCGGCKPLVEGLLHLYAEGDIGEPAKEGICGCTPLSRDEIVESIKTMGLKSVKEVMNVLEWKEPEGCSKCRPALNYYLGMLWPAEYVDEKESRFVNERYHANIQKDGTFSVVPRIYGGVTSPADLKRIAAVAEKYNVPMVKFTGGQRLDLLGVKKEDLPKIWEELDMASGHAYGKALRTVKTCVGSTFCRFGTQDSIAMGIRMEKAFERLNTPGKVKLAVSGCPRNCAEATIKDLGVVAIDGGWELYIGGNGGVKVRAAELLCTVKTEDEVMEWTAAFLQYYREQASWNERTAQWVERVGLDAIKAVLENAGERKALAARIEETLSGTTDPWKEILNNEELRKNFEPLQSAQLQN from the coding sequence ATGAACCACAAGAAAAAAATGGTGCTCGTCGGAGGCGGGATGGCGGGGATGCGCACGATCGAGCATGTGCTGAAGCTGGCCCCGGAGGCTTATGAAATTACGGTGTTCGGCGCCGAGCCGTATCCGAACTACAATCGGATCATGCTGTCCTCGGTGCTCGCCGGGGGAGCCGATATGAAAGAAATCATCATTAACGACCTCGATTGGTACGCGGAAAACAACATCAAGCTGCATCTCGGCGACGCGGTGACCAAGCTTGATACGGCGAACAAACGGGTCAGCTCGGCGTCCGGCGTCCAGGCGGAATATGATGCGCTGATTTTGGCGACGGGCTCCGACCCGTTTATGCTTCCGCTCCCGGGCGCGCAAAAAGAAGGCGTGATCGGCTTCCGCGACATTAAAGACTGCGAGCTGATGATTGAAGCCTCCAAAAAATATAAGAAGGCAGCGGTGATCGGCGGCGGGCTGCTTGGCCTGGAAGCGGCGCGGGGGCTGCTGAATCTGGGGATGGACGTATCCGTCGTGCATATCAATCCCTTCTTAATGGAACGGCAGCTTGACGAGCCGGCCGCGCGGATGCTGCAGCGCGAGCTGGAGGCGCAGGGGATGAAGTTTCTGCTGCAGAAGCAGACGGCGAGCATTTACGGCCATCGCCGGGCCGAAGGCCTGGAATTTGCCGACGGCAGCCGGCTGGAAGCCGACCTGGTCGTGATGGCCGTCGGCATCAAGCCGAACGTGGAGCTGGCCAAGTCGGCCGGGCTGGAGGTGAAGCGGGGCATCGTCGTTAACGATTATTTGGAAACGAGCGCCCCCGGCGTGTACGCGGTCGGCGAATGCGCCGAGCACCGCGGCATCGCTTACGGCCTGGTGGCCCCGCTGTACGAGCAGGGCAGCGTCCTGGCCAAGCGGCTCTCCGGCGTGGAGACGGCCGGCTACGAAGGGTCCGTCACCTCGACCAAGCTGAAGGTGTCGGGCGTGGACGTTTTTTCCGCCGGTTATTTTCACGATGCTCCGGGAACGCGTTCACTGCGCGTCCAGGATGAACTGGAAGGCATCTACCGCAAAATCGTCCTGCAGGACGACCGGATCGTCGGCGCGGTGCTGTTCGGGGACACGACGGACGGCGCCTCGCTGTTCGCCAAAATCAAAAGCGGGGAGTCGGTGGCCGGAAAGGAAAAGGAGCTGCTGCTCGGCTATGCGCCGGGGCAGTCTTCCGGGGCCTCCCCGAACGCCAGGCTCGCCGCGATGGCGGACGACGAGATCATTTGCGGCTGCAACGGCGTATCCAAAGGAACGATCGTCGACGCGGTGAAAAACGGCTGCACCAGCGTCGGCGAGATCAAAGCCTGCACCAAGGCGTCGGGCTCCTGCGGCGGCTGCAAGCCGCTCGTCGAAGGGCTGCTGCACTTATACGCCGAAGGCGACATCGGCGAGCCGGCCAAGGAAGGCATCTGCGGCTGCACACCGCTTTCCCGCGACGAAATCGTCGAAAGCATCAAAACGATGGGCCTGAAGAGCGTCAAAGAAGTCATGAACGTGCTGGAATGGAAAGAGCCGGAAGGCTGCTCCAAATGCCGGCCGGCGCTGAATTACTATTTAGGGATGCTCTGGCCTGCGGAATACGTCGATGAAAAAGAATCCCGGTTCGTCAACGAACGCTACCACGCGAATATTCAAAAGGACGGAACTTTTTCCGTCGTGCCCCGGATTTACGGCGGCGTGACTTCCCCGGCCGATCTTAAGCGGATCGCGGCCGTGGCGGAGAAATACAACGTGCCGATGGTGAAATTCACCGGCGGACAGCGGCTCGACCTCCTTGGCGTCAAGAAGGAAGACCTGCCAAAGATCTGGGAGGAGCTCGATATGGCTTCCGGCCATGCTTACGGAAAGGCGCTGCGCACGGTGAAAACCTGCGTCGGCTCGACCTTCTGCCGCTTCGGCACGCAGGACTCGATCGCGATGGGGATCCGCATGGAAAAAGCGTTCGAACGCTTGAATACGCCGGGCAAGGTGAAGCTGGCCGTATCCGGATGCCCCCGCAACTGCGCGGAAGCGACGATCAAAGACCTTGGCGTCGTCGCCATCGACGGCGGCTGGGAGCTTTATATCGGCGGCAACGGCGGCGTGAAGGTGCGGGCGGCGGAGCTGCTCTGCACGGTGAAGACGGAGGACGAAGTGATGGAGTGGACGGCCGCTTTCCTCCAATACTACCGTGAGCAGGCGAGCTGGAACGAACGCACCGCCCAGTGGGTGGAGCGCGTCGGGCTGGACGCGATCAAAGCGGTGCTGGAGAACGCCGGGGAGCGCAAAGCGCTGGCCGCGCGCATCGAGGAGACGCTCAGCGGCACGACCGATCCGTGGAAGGAAATCTTAAACAACGAAGAGCTGCGCAAAAACTTTGAACCGCTGCAAAGCGCACAGCTGCAGAACTAA
- the nirD gene encoding nitrite reductase small subunit NirD: MLTKIQVARLDEIDRLGARTVTIGDREVAIFRLSDGTVRALENRCPHKAGRLSEGMVCGAAVHCPLHDWKIDLNSGQVREPDHGQVTVYETEIDEKDGAIYISL, translated from the coding sequence ATGCTGACAAAAATACAGGTTGCCCGACTGGACGAGATCGACCGGCTGGGGGCGCGGACGGTAACGATCGGGGATAGAGAAGTGGCGATTTTCCGGCTCAGCGACGGCACGGTGCGGGCGCTCGAAAACCGCTGCCCGCACAAGGCTGGGCGGCTGTCGGAAGGGATGGTGTGCGGCGCGGCCGTGCATTGTCCCCTGCATGACTGGAAGATCGATTTAAACAGCGGACAAGTGCGTGAGCCGGATCATGGCCAAGTGACCGTTTACGAAACCGAAATCGATGAAAAGGACGGAGCTATCTATATTTCGCTGTAG